In one Lolium rigidum isolate FL_2022 chromosome 3, APGP_CSIRO_Lrig_0.1, whole genome shotgun sequence genomic region, the following are encoded:
- the LOC124699793 gene encoding probable beta-D-xylosidase 7 has protein sequence MAALSCRDAGAVAQTLLLLLLSVPSFLGAVALAADPPFSCGPSATTQGDGFCDAARPAAERAADLVSRLTLAEKVSQLGDEAAGVPRLGVPPYKWWNEALHGLATSGKGLHFNGAVRRATSFPQVSLTAAAFDEDLWFRIGQAIGREARALYNMGQAEGLTMWSPNVNIYRDPRWGRGQETPGEDPTTASRYGVAFVKGLQGNSTSLLQTSACCKHATAYDLEDWNGVARYNFDAKVTAQDLEDTYNAPFRSCVVDGGASCVMCAYTGINGVPACANADLLTKTVKGDWGLDGYIASDCDAVAIMRDAQRYAQTPEDAVALALKAGLDIDCGAYMQQHAAAAVQQGKITEEDIDKALKNLFAIRMRLGHFDGDPRSNIYGSLGAADICTPEHRSLALEAAQDGIVLLKNDAGILPLDRAAVASAAVIGPNANNAGLLIGNYFGPPCESITPLQGIQGYVKDTRFLAGCPMAACPTAATDQAATLASSSDYVFLFVGLSQQQESEGRDRTSLLLPGEQQSLITAVADAAKRPVILVLLTGGPVDVTFAQTNPKIGAILWAGYPGQAGGLAIARVLFGDHNPSGKLPVTWYPEEFTKVPMTDMRMRADPATGYPGRSYRFYQGPTVYKFGYGLSYSSYSRHLVAAGARKRPPNMDLLADLNTMPTAEEGVASYHVEQIGAEGCEQLKFPAVVEVENHGPMDGKHSVLMYLRWPNATAGRPARQLVGFRRQHLKVGEKARLKFDISPCEHLSRVREDGNKVIDRGSHFLMVDKHEMEIRFEA, from the exons ATGGCCGCCTTGTCCTGCCGCGACGCCGGCGCGGTGGCACAGAcgctgctgcttctgcttctgTCGGTGCCGTCGTTTCTGGGGGCAGTTGCCCTGGCCGCCGACCCGCCGTTCTCGTGCGGGCCGTCCGCCACGACGCAGGGGGACGGTTTCTGCGACGCGGCGCGCCCGGCGGCAGAGCGGGCGGCGGACCTGGTGTCGCGGCTAACGCTGGCGGAGAAGGTGTCGCAGCTCGGGGACGAGGCCGCCGGCGTGCCCCGGCTGGGCGTGCCGCCGTACAAGTGGTGGAACGAGGCGCTGCACGGGCTGGCCACCTCCGGCAAGGGCCTCCACTTCAACGGCGCCGTCCGCCGCGCCACCAGCTTCCCGCAGgtcagcctcaccgccgccgccttcgACGAGGACCTCTGGTTCCGCATCGGCCAG GCGATTGGCAGGGAGGCGAGGGCGCTGTACAACATGGGCCAGGCGGAGGGCCTGACGATGTGGTCCCCAAACGTGAACATCTACCGCGACCCCCGGTGGGGGCGCGGGCAGGAGACCCCTGGCGAGGACCCCACGACCGCCAGCCGCTACGGTGTGGCGTTCGTGAAGGGCCTGCAGGGGAACTCGACATCACTGCTCCAGACGTCGGCCTGCTGTAAGCACGCGACGGCATATGACCTGGAGGACTGGAACGGCGTGGCCCGCTACAACTTCGACGCCAAGGTGACGGCGCAGGACCTGGAGGACACCTACAACGCGCCGTTCCGGAGCTGCGTGGTGGACGGTGGCGCCAGCTGCGTCATGTGCGCCTACACCGGCATCAACGGCGTCCCCGCCTGCGCCAACGCCGACCTGCTCACCAAGACCGTCAAGGGGGACTGGGGACTAGACGG ATACATCGCTTCCGACTGCGACGCCGTGGCCATCATGCGTGACGCGCAGAGGTATGCGCAGACGCCAGAGGACGCCGTGGCACTAGCGCTCAAGGCTG GACTGGACATCGACTGCGGTGCCTACATGCAGCAGCACGCGGCGGCCGCGGTGCAGCAGGGGAAGATCACGGAGGAAGACATCGACAAGGCACTGAAGAACCTCTTCGCCATCCGGATGCGGCTGGGCCACTTCGACGGTGACCCCAGGAGCAACATCTACGGATCCCTCGGCGCCGCCGACATCTGCACCCCCGAGCACAGGAGCCTCGCCCTCGAAGCCGCGCAGGACGGCATTGTCCTCCTCAAGAACGACGCCGGCATCCTCCCGCTCGACCGGGCGGCCGTTGCGTCCGCCGCTGTCATCGGCCCCAACGCCAACAACGCCGGCCTGCTCATCGGCAACTACTTCGGCCCGCCGTGCGAGTCCATCACCCCGCTGCAAGGGATCCAGGGGTACGTCAAGGACACGAGGTTCCTCGCCGGGTGTCCCATGGCGGCCTGCCCCACTGCCGCGACGGACCAGGCGGCCACGCTGGCGAGCTCATCGGACTACGTGTTCCTTTTCGTGGGGCTGAGCCAGCAGCAGGAGAGCGAAGGGCGTGACAGGACCAGCCTGCTGCTCCCCGGGGAGCAGCAGAGCCTCATCACCGCCGTTGCTGACGCGGCCAAGAGGCCCGTCATCCTGGTGCTCCTCACGGGCGGGCCGGTGGACGTGACGTTCGCCCAGACCAACCCCAAGATCGGCGCCATCCTGTGGGCAGGGTACCCTGGCCAGGCCGGCGGGCTCGCCATCGCCAGGGTGCTCTTTGGCGACCACAACCCCAGCGGGAAGCTGCCGGTGACCTGGTACCCGGAGGAGTTCACCAAGGTGCCCATGACGGACATGCGGATGCGCGCTGACCCGGCCACCGGCTACCCCGGCCGGAGCTACCGCTTCTACCAGGGGCCCACCGTCTACAAGTTTGGCTACGGCCTCAGCTACTCCAGCTACTCTCGCCACTTGGTCGCAGCTGGCGCCAGAAAGCGGCCACCCAACATGGACTTGCTTGCAGACCTGAACACGATGCCAACCGCGGAAGAAGGCGTCGCGAGCTACCATGTGGAACAGATTGGCGCCGAAGGGTGCGAGCAGCTCAAGTTCCCGGCCGTGGTAGAGGTGGAAAACCACGGCCCCATGGACGGCAAGCACTCGGTGCTCATGTACCTCCGGTGGCCCAACGCAACGGCTGGCCGGCCGGCAAGGCAGCTGGTGGGGTTCAGGAGACAGCATCTCAAGGTAGGGGAGAAGGCCAGACTCAAGTTTGACATCAGCCCGTGTGAGCATTTGAGCAGAGTAAGGGAGGATGGCAACAAGGTCATAGACAGAGGTTCTCATTTCCTCATGGTTGACAAGCATGAGATGGAGATCAGATTTGAGGCCTGA
- the LOC124699794 gene encoding thioredoxin-like protein 4B produces the protein MGSAVLPTLRRKREVDAAIRDTLDKVLVLRFGRGADAACLQLDDVLAKSSWDISKFATIALVEMDSEEIQVYVDYFDITLVPATIFFFNAHHMKMDSGTPDHTKWIGSFSSKQDFIDVVEAVFRGAMKGKLIVSCPLPPERIPRFQLLFKDV, from the exons ATGGGGTCGGCGGTGCTACCGACGCTGCGGCGGAAGCGGGAGGTGGACGCCGCCATTCGCGACACCCTCGACAAGGTCCTCGTCCTCCGATTCGGccgcggcgccgacgccgcctgCCTCCAGCTCGACGACGTC CTTGCAAAATCTTCTTGGGATATATCCAAGTTTGCAACGATAGCATTGGTCGAGATGGATTCTGAGGAGATTCAAGTGTACGTTGACTATTTTGATATCACGTTGGTTCCAGCAACCATTTTTTTCTTCAATGCTCATCACATGAAGATGGATTCAGG GACACCTGATCACACAAAATGGATAGGCTCTTTCAGCAGCAAGCAAGACTTCATTGATGTAGTGGAG GCAGTATTTAGGGGTGCGATGAAAGGCAAACTGATAGTGTCCTGCCCACTTCCACCAGAGAGGATACCTAGATTCCAACTTCTTTTCAAGGATGTCTGA